In the genome of Drosophila subpulchrella strain 33 F10 #4 breed RU33 chromosome 2L, RU_Dsub_v1.1 Primary Assembly, whole genome shotgun sequence, one region contains:
- the LOC119547383 gene encoding chaoptin isoform X2, whose amino-acid sequence MHLFFVLISCLVSSAHCWQFDGGGGSGSHRRTRNTGRSPPPPPAGGRGSAALLGSQQQDILYACPLNSMCQCAGLPNETSTLIEINCNEVALYKFPEFMHSSVRYIEMSNTHLQSVDDETFQGLRLKTLKLIDNELQDISERSFSTMTHSLMTLDISGNKMQHLPLDALQRLHSLSRLVAQRNHITTLDGNWDAQHDTLRSLHLSDNDITEVAPGGGSIEVISPNDNSSQPSSLAAVQTRLETSNSLYPPSPSSGDRTMGGRPFEQLQKLLWLDLSNNRIYHVAGNYLPRSLVTMDLSSNLLTVFPQQLFEQLPELRIVSLRDNLIKSVQWKELQVRPLRMHLERLDLGQNCIESLESDYFQQNYSDVHLRALNLEQNFVTQLPEAVFKATGIAHLVLAFNAISRVHPAAFDGLTETLEYLDLERNRLTTVPVALSSLHRLKYLYLTSNQISQLNNLPSFTENLRVLSLSGNNFTMIPVLGLKNYTQLSYLNMGYNSITDIPEGIFAVDSWGSNLQTILLRNNKITHLHLGSFAGLEQIQEISLSFNDITIHHPLVFENVSRTLKILELSFAVFPARSLESLDPLDALLPLSQLIWLGLDNNNLKQVSNESFAQMRELSYINLSFNQLKTLPRGLFQSDVHSHLVEIDLSYNALERLEAETFHSLGDLQTLNLQSNRLRTIARHAFHNLEFLRYLDLSHNRLVNISHGAFTVMPNLAALDLMHNQLCSLSLKSFLYVSNTTTPLRLNVSHNHISTFYDELSSYMYIYQLDISHNHVSKSDSFTNLANTLRFLNLAHNQLGSLQSHAFGDLEFLEILNVAHNNLTSLRRRSFQGLNSLQELDLSHNQLDQLQVEQFSNLRKLRILRINSNRLKALPREVFMNTRLEFLDIAENQLSVWPVPAFTDIGFTLRSIQMSHNNLEYLDASMFINSQFLYDISLARNRITILPDNTFSFLNNLTNLDLSQNPLVTTNLREVFVHTPRLRQLSLHHMGLYVLPPLKLPLLSYLDVSGNYLQELSPLGSLRHLRHVNVSHNKLTNASCAAEHLPPSVRVLDLAHNPLRRITLHDLASLRHLAELNILDVKVANPQAFSKLRSLRKLHASSHANLGEIVARLSGLQQLRVHCLEPNINQQLFAKLANNTKIRLLELYGSNVQTIAPDVFSGLSRSQRLQVKISHTRISDLPPGIFYALREVPHLSIDISHNRINALAADSFYPNKSYWDAVGTRSIMGGLITSHNPLECECGLVWFGHWLRRWLRESAQIKVIQKDDLKRMVQRARANTCHDPTSGRHLPILEIFPEDLLCQASALSSSGQRIFLLPFAMALLIPIVMTTMTL is encoded by the exons AGTTCATGCACAGCAGTGTGCGATACATCGAGATGTCCAACACCCACCTGCAAAGTGTCGACGATGAGACCTTCCAGGGGCTACGTCTCAAGACACTGAAGCTAATCGACAACGAGCTGCAGGATATATCCGAGCGGAGCTTCAG TACGATGACACACTCGCTGATGACACTGGATATATCTGGCAACAAGATGCAGCATTTACCGCTGGATGCACTGCAGCGATTGCACTCCCTATCGCGACTGGTGGCGCAACG AAACCACATTACCACCTTGGATGGCAACTGGGATGCCCAGCATGACACCCTGCGCTCCCTGCATTTATCGGACAACGATATTACGGAAGTGGCTCCGGGAGGTGGATCCATAGAGGTGATATCCCCAAATGACAATAGTTCACAGCCCTCCAGCTTGGCCGCAGTGCAAACGAGATTGGAGACCAGTAATTCCCTGTATCCACCATCACCAAGTTCTGGCGATAGGACGATGGGAGGTCGTCCCTTCGAGCAGCTGCAAAAACTGCTATGGCTGGATCTGTCCAACAATCGTATCTACCATGTGGCTGGAAACTATCTGCCGCGTTCCCTGGTGACCATGGATTTGTCCAGTAATCTTCTCACGGTCTTCCCTCAACAACTTTTCGAACAACTTCCTGAGTTACGGATCGTGAGTCTGAGGGATAACCTTATAAAGAGTGTTCAGTGGAAGGAGCTGCAAGTGAGGCCACTGCGAATGCACCTAGAACGCCTGGATCTGGGGCAGAATTGCATTGAGAGTCTGGAGTCTGACTATTTCCAGCAGAACTACTCAGATGTCCATCTGAGGGCTTTGAATCTGGAGCAAAACTTTGTTACCCAACTTCCAGAGGCAGTGTTTAAGGCCACAGGCATAGCCCATCTGGTATTGGCCTTCAATGCGATCAGTCGAGTGCATCCTGCGGCCTTTGATGGTCTAACTGAGACTCTGGAGTATCTGGATCTGGAGAGGAACCGCCTGACCACGGTTCCCGTAGCCCTTTCCTCCCTGCATCGCCTGAAGTATCTTTACTTGACTTCAAATCAGATTAGTCAGCTTAACAATCTTCCCTCGTTCACGGAAAACCTACGTGTCCTGAGTTTAAGTGGCAATAACTTTACGATGATTCCAGTTCTAGGATTGAAGAATTACACCCAGCTATCATACTTGAACATGGGTTACAACTCTATCACAGACATTCCCGAGGGCATCTTCGCCGTGGATTCCTGGGGCAGCAATCTGCAAACTATACTTCTAAGAAACAACAAGATAACCCATCTTCATCTTGGCTCCTTTGCGGGCTTGGAGCAGATTCAGGAGATAAGTTTGAGTTTCAACGATATCACCATACATCATCCTCTGGTTTTCGAGAATGTCTCGCGAACCTTGAAGATTCTGGAACTCTCGTTTGCTGTCTTCCCAGCCAGAAGTCTGGAGAGTCTGGATCCATTAGATGCCCTTCTCCCACTTTCCCAGCTCATTTGGCTGGGCCTGGACAACAATAACCTGAAGCAGGTCTCCAATGAGTCCTTCGCACAGATGAGAGAGTTAAGCTACATCAATCTGAGCTTCAATCAGCTGAAAACACTGCCCCGCGGTCTCTTTCAGTCCGATGTTCACAGCCATCTGGTGGAAATTGATTTGTCCTACAATGCCTTGGAGCGATTGGAGGCGGAGACATTTCACAGTCTGGGGGACTTGCAGACACTCAATCTGCAATCGAATCGCCTGAGGACGATAGCCCGTCATGCCTTTCACAATCTGGAGTTCCTACGCTATTTGGATTTGTCCCATAATCGCCTGGTTAATATATCCCATGGAGCCTTTACAGTTATGCCCAATCTGGCTGCTTTGGATCTGATGCACAATCAGCTGTGCTCGTTGTCCTTAAAGTCCTTTCTCTATGTTTCCAATACCACAACGCCACTGCGACTCAATGTGAGTCATAATCACATATCCACTTTCTATGATGAGCTGAGCAGCTATATGTATATTTACCAACTGGACATCAGTCACAACCATGTGTCCAAATCGGATAGCTTTACGAATCTGGCCAATACGCTGAGGTTCCTTAACCTGGCCCACAATCAGTTGGGTTCCCTGCAAAGCCATGCCTTTGGGGACTTGGAATTCCTGGAGATCCTTAACGTGGCCCACAACAATCTCACCTCGCTGAGGCGTCGCAGTTTTCAGGGCTTGAATAGCCTACAGGAACTGGATTTGAGTCACAATCAATTGGATCAGCTGCAGGTGGAACAGTTCTCGAACCTCAGAAAGTTGAGAATCCTGCGGATCAACTCGAATAGATTGAAAGCTCTGCCAAGGGAGGTCTTCATGAACACGCGACTGGAGTTCCTGGACATAGCCGAGAACCAGTTGAGTGTGTGGCCTGTGCCGGCCTTCACCGACATCGGGTTCACCCTGCGCTCCATCCAGATGTCGCACAACAATCTGGAGTACTTGGATGCCTCGATGTTCATCAACTCGCAGTTCCTGTACGACATCAGCTTGGCCCGCAACCGCATCACCATACTGCCGGACAACACGTTCAGTTTCCTGAACAATCTGACCAATCTGGACCTCTCGCAGAATCCCCTGGTGACGACCAACCTGCGGGAGGTGTTTGTCCACACCCCGCGGCTGCGGCAGCTGAGCCTGCACCACATGGGCCTGTATGTCCTGCCGCCGCTGAAGCTGCCCCTGCTCTCCTACCTCGACGTGAGTGGCAACTATCTGCAGGAGCTGTCGCCACTGGGCTCCCTGCGCCACCTGCGTCACGTCAATGTCTCGCACAACAAACTCACGAATGCCAGCTGTGCGGCGGAGCACTTGCCGCCATCGGTGAGGGTCCTGGACCTGGCCCACAATCCTTTGAGAAGGATCACGCTGCACGATTTGGCCAGTTTGCGGCATTTGGCCGAACTGAATATCCTGGACGTGAAGGTGGCCAATCCGCAGGCCTTTTCCAAACTGCGTTCGTTGAGGAAACTGCATGCCAGTTCGCATGCGAATCTGGGCGAGATTGTGGCCAGGCTGTCGGGGCTGCAGCAGCTGAGGGTCCACTGCCTGGAGCCGAATATTAACCAGCAGCTATTTGCCAAGTTGGCCAATAACACGAAAATCCGGCTACTCGAGCTTTATGGCAGCAATGTCCAGACCATCGCCCCGGATGTCTTCAGCGGATTGTCGAGGAGTCAGCGCCTCCAGGTGAAGATCTCGCACACCCGCATCTCTGATCTGCCACCCGGGATTTTCTATGCCCTGCGGGAGGTTCCCCACCTGTCCATCGACATCTCGCACAATCGCATCAACGCCCTCGCAGCCGACAGCTTCTATCCCAACAAGAGCTACTGGGATGCGGTGGGCACGAGGAGCATCATGGGTGGGCTCATCACCTCGCACAATCCCCTGGAATGCGAGTGCGGCCTGGTGTGGTTCGGCCACTGGCTGAGGCGATGGCTGAGGGAGTCCGCCCAGATCAAGGTCATCCAGAAGGACGACCTCAAGCGCATGGTCCAG CGAGCCCGTGCCAACACCTGCCACGACCCGACTTCGGGTCGGCACCTGCCCATCCTGGAGATCTTTCCCGAGGACCTGCTCTGCCAGGCGAGTGCGCTGAGCAGTTCTGGCCAGCGGATATTCCTGTTACCCTTCGCAATGGCCCTGCTGATACCCATCGTGATGACGACCATGACTCTCTGA
- the LOC119547383 gene encoding chaoptin isoform X1, with translation MHLFFVLISCLVSSAHCWQFDGGGGSGSHRRTRNTGRSPPPPPAGGRGSAALLGSQQQDILYACPLNSMCQCAGLPNETSTLIEINCNEVALYKFPEFMHSSVRYIEMSNTHLQSVDDETFQGLRLKTLKLIDNELQDISERSFSTMTHSLMTLDISGNKMQHLPLDALQRLHSLSRLVAQRNHITTLDGNWDAQHDTLRSLHLSDNDITEVAPGGGSIEVISPNDNSSQPSSLAAVQTRLETSNSLYPPSPSSGDRTMGGRPFEQLQKLLWLDLSNNRIYHVAGNYLPRSLVTMDLSSNLLTVFPQQLFEQLPELRIVSLRDNLIKSVQWKELQVRPLRMHLERLDLGQNCIESLESDYFQQNYSDVHLRALNLEQNFVTQLPEAVFKATGIAHLVLAFNAISRVHPAAFDGLTETLEYLDLERNRLTTVPVALSSLHRLKYLYLTSNQISQLNNLPSFTENLRVLSLSGNNFTMIPVLGLKNYTQLSYLNMGYNSITDIPEGIFAVDSWGSNLQTILLRNNKITHLHLGSFAGLEQIQEISLSFNDITIHHPLVFENVSRTLKILELSFAVFPARSLESLDPLDALLPLSQLIWLGLDNNNLKQVSNESFAQMRELSYINLSFNQLKTLPRGLFQSDVHSHLVEIDLSYNALERLEAETFHSLGDLQTLNLQSNRLRTIARHAFHNLEFLRYLDLSHNRLVNISHGAFTVMPNLAALDLMHNQLCSLSLKSFLYVSNTTTPLRLNVSHNHISTFYDELSSYMYIYQLDISHNHVSKSDSFTNLANTLRFLNLAHNQLGSLQSHAFGDLEFLEILNVAHNNLTSLRRRSFQGLNSLQELDLSHNQLDQLQVEQFSNLRKLRILRINSNRLKALPREVFMNTRLEFLDIAENQLSVWPVPAFTDIGFTLRSIQMSHNNLEYLDASMFINSQFLYDISLARNRITILPDNTFSFLNNLTNLDLSQNPLVTTNLREVFVHTPRLRQLSLHHMGLYVLPPLKLPLLSYLDVSGNYLQELSPLGSLRHLRHVNVSHNKLTNASCAAEHLPPSVRVLDLAHNPLRRITLHDLASLRHLAELNILDVKVANPQAFSKLRSLRKLHASSHANLGEIVARLSGLQQLRVHCLEPNINQQLFAKLANNTKIRLLELYGSNVQTIAPDVFSGLSRSQRLQVKISHTRISDLPPGIFYALREVPHLSIDISHNRINALAADSFYPNKSYWDAVGTRSIMGGLITSHNPLECECGLVWFGHWLRRWLRESAQIKVIQKDDLKRMVQLPLSIADMRRARANTCHDPTSGRHLPILEIFPEDLLCQASALSSSGQRIFLLPFAMALLIPIVMTTMTL, from the exons AGTTCATGCACAGCAGTGTGCGATACATCGAGATGTCCAACACCCACCTGCAAAGTGTCGACGATGAGACCTTCCAGGGGCTACGTCTCAAGACACTGAAGCTAATCGACAACGAGCTGCAGGATATATCCGAGCGGAGCTTCAG TACGATGACACACTCGCTGATGACACTGGATATATCTGGCAACAAGATGCAGCATTTACCGCTGGATGCACTGCAGCGATTGCACTCCCTATCGCGACTGGTGGCGCAACG AAACCACATTACCACCTTGGATGGCAACTGGGATGCCCAGCATGACACCCTGCGCTCCCTGCATTTATCGGACAACGATATTACGGAAGTGGCTCCGGGAGGTGGATCCATAGAGGTGATATCCCCAAATGACAATAGTTCACAGCCCTCCAGCTTGGCCGCAGTGCAAACGAGATTGGAGACCAGTAATTCCCTGTATCCACCATCACCAAGTTCTGGCGATAGGACGATGGGAGGTCGTCCCTTCGAGCAGCTGCAAAAACTGCTATGGCTGGATCTGTCCAACAATCGTATCTACCATGTGGCTGGAAACTATCTGCCGCGTTCCCTGGTGACCATGGATTTGTCCAGTAATCTTCTCACGGTCTTCCCTCAACAACTTTTCGAACAACTTCCTGAGTTACGGATCGTGAGTCTGAGGGATAACCTTATAAAGAGTGTTCAGTGGAAGGAGCTGCAAGTGAGGCCACTGCGAATGCACCTAGAACGCCTGGATCTGGGGCAGAATTGCATTGAGAGTCTGGAGTCTGACTATTTCCAGCAGAACTACTCAGATGTCCATCTGAGGGCTTTGAATCTGGAGCAAAACTTTGTTACCCAACTTCCAGAGGCAGTGTTTAAGGCCACAGGCATAGCCCATCTGGTATTGGCCTTCAATGCGATCAGTCGAGTGCATCCTGCGGCCTTTGATGGTCTAACTGAGACTCTGGAGTATCTGGATCTGGAGAGGAACCGCCTGACCACGGTTCCCGTAGCCCTTTCCTCCCTGCATCGCCTGAAGTATCTTTACTTGACTTCAAATCAGATTAGTCAGCTTAACAATCTTCCCTCGTTCACGGAAAACCTACGTGTCCTGAGTTTAAGTGGCAATAACTTTACGATGATTCCAGTTCTAGGATTGAAGAATTACACCCAGCTATCATACTTGAACATGGGTTACAACTCTATCACAGACATTCCCGAGGGCATCTTCGCCGTGGATTCCTGGGGCAGCAATCTGCAAACTATACTTCTAAGAAACAACAAGATAACCCATCTTCATCTTGGCTCCTTTGCGGGCTTGGAGCAGATTCAGGAGATAAGTTTGAGTTTCAACGATATCACCATACATCATCCTCTGGTTTTCGAGAATGTCTCGCGAACCTTGAAGATTCTGGAACTCTCGTTTGCTGTCTTCCCAGCCAGAAGTCTGGAGAGTCTGGATCCATTAGATGCCCTTCTCCCACTTTCCCAGCTCATTTGGCTGGGCCTGGACAACAATAACCTGAAGCAGGTCTCCAATGAGTCCTTCGCACAGATGAGAGAGTTAAGCTACATCAATCTGAGCTTCAATCAGCTGAAAACACTGCCCCGCGGTCTCTTTCAGTCCGATGTTCACAGCCATCTGGTGGAAATTGATTTGTCCTACAATGCCTTGGAGCGATTGGAGGCGGAGACATTTCACAGTCTGGGGGACTTGCAGACACTCAATCTGCAATCGAATCGCCTGAGGACGATAGCCCGTCATGCCTTTCACAATCTGGAGTTCCTACGCTATTTGGATTTGTCCCATAATCGCCTGGTTAATATATCCCATGGAGCCTTTACAGTTATGCCCAATCTGGCTGCTTTGGATCTGATGCACAATCAGCTGTGCTCGTTGTCCTTAAAGTCCTTTCTCTATGTTTCCAATACCACAACGCCACTGCGACTCAATGTGAGTCATAATCACATATCCACTTTCTATGATGAGCTGAGCAGCTATATGTATATTTACCAACTGGACATCAGTCACAACCATGTGTCCAAATCGGATAGCTTTACGAATCTGGCCAATACGCTGAGGTTCCTTAACCTGGCCCACAATCAGTTGGGTTCCCTGCAAAGCCATGCCTTTGGGGACTTGGAATTCCTGGAGATCCTTAACGTGGCCCACAACAATCTCACCTCGCTGAGGCGTCGCAGTTTTCAGGGCTTGAATAGCCTACAGGAACTGGATTTGAGTCACAATCAATTGGATCAGCTGCAGGTGGAACAGTTCTCGAACCTCAGAAAGTTGAGAATCCTGCGGATCAACTCGAATAGATTGAAAGCTCTGCCAAGGGAGGTCTTCATGAACACGCGACTGGAGTTCCTGGACATAGCCGAGAACCAGTTGAGTGTGTGGCCTGTGCCGGCCTTCACCGACATCGGGTTCACCCTGCGCTCCATCCAGATGTCGCACAACAATCTGGAGTACTTGGATGCCTCGATGTTCATCAACTCGCAGTTCCTGTACGACATCAGCTTGGCCCGCAACCGCATCACCATACTGCCGGACAACACGTTCAGTTTCCTGAACAATCTGACCAATCTGGACCTCTCGCAGAATCCCCTGGTGACGACCAACCTGCGGGAGGTGTTTGTCCACACCCCGCGGCTGCGGCAGCTGAGCCTGCACCACATGGGCCTGTATGTCCTGCCGCCGCTGAAGCTGCCCCTGCTCTCCTACCTCGACGTGAGTGGCAACTATCTGCAGGAGCTGTCGCCACTGGGCTCCCTGCGCCACCTGCGTCACGTCAATGTCTCGCACAACAAACTCACGAATGCCAGCTGTGCGGCGGAGCACTTGCCGCCATCGGTGAGGGTCCTGGACCTGGCCCACAATCCTTTGAGAAGGATCACGCTGCACGATTTGGCCAGTTTGCGGCATTTGGCCGAACTGAATATCCTGGACGTGAAGGTGGCCAATCCGCAGGCCTTTTCCAAACTGCGTTCGTTGAGGAAACTGCATGCCAGTTCGCATGCGAATCTGGGCGAGATTGTGGCCAGGCTGTCGGGGCTGCAGCAGCTGAGGGTCCACTGCCTGGAGCCGAATATTAACCAGCAGCTATTTGCCAAGTTGGCCAATAACACGAAAATCCGGCTACTCGAGCTTTATGGCAGCAATGTCCAGACCATCGCCCCGGATGTCTTCAGCGGATTGTCGAGGAGTCAGCGCCTCCAGGTGAAGATCTCGCACACCCGCATCTCTGATCTGCCACCCGGGATTTTCTATGCCCTGCGGGAGGTTCCCCACCTGTCCATCGACATCTCGCACAATCGCATCAACGCCCTCGCAGCCGACAGCTTCTATCCCAACAAGAGCTACTGGGATGCGGTGGGCACGAGGAGCATCATGGGTGGGCTCATCACCTCGCACAATCCCCTGGAATGCGAGTGCGGCCTGGTGTGGTTCGGCCACTGGCTGAGGCGATGGCTGAGGGAGTCCGCCCAGATCAAGGTCATCCAGAAGGACGACCTCAAGCGCATGGTCCAG TTACCCCTATCGATTGCCGATATGCGC CGAGCCCGTGCCAACACCTGCCACGACCCGACTTCGGGTCGGCACCTGCCCATCCTGGAGATCTTTCCCGAGGACCTGCTCTGCCAGGCGAGTGCGCTGAGCAGTTCTGGCCAGCGGATATTCCTGTTACCCTTCGCAATGGCCCTGCTGATACCCATCGTGATGACGACCATGACTCTCTGA